The Nocardia vinacea genome contains the following window.
AGGTCGAGCGAGGTGTAGGGCCGCGGATCGGTGTAATCGCCACTGACGGACCGGGTGCTGTTCGCCTCGTCGACCTGACGCAGCGACGCCATCAACTGGCCCGAGGAGAGCACGGTGGACTGGCCGTCCGGCGCGACATCGTTCACCGTGACCACCCAATAGCCGTCGGTCGCATCCTGAACGGTATTGAGGTGCGCGGCGATTCGGCCGGAGATGGTGGTCGGCTCGGCGACTGGGGCGCTGGTGAAGGTCAGTCCGTTGAGCTCGGCGATCCGGGAGTCCTTGGCGCAGCCATCGATGATCGAGAGGAAACCCGCACTACCCTGCGCTGCGTCGTTGGAGCACAGGGTAGTCAGGCCTGGCGCGACGGTGAGCCGCGCCGAGTCCGGGCTCGCGGCGGCGAGCAACGATCCGTCGTTCAGGCTGTTCGCGGTGCCACTTCGGTTGGCGGACAGGTACATCCGGCGATATTCGGCATCCTTGGTACCGGTCTGCGGATCGGCGAACGAGTCGGTGGTGATCCAGCCGCCGCCCTGCTGCCGCAAGGTGATCGGGCCGTACTGATCGATGCCGTTGTCGATTCCCTTGAGCCACTTGTCGAACCACGCGCGCTGCAGCACATCCAGGCGCGGCGGCAGGCCGGGCTTGCCGTATTCATTGCCCGAGTTGATGTGGTACGTATTGCCCATCAGCAGCTGTTTCTGGCCCGCGGGCAGCGGAATCTCGTTGTAGATCTTGGATTCCGAGTAGGTGAACAGATCGTGCCAGCCACCGGTGACGAAGGTGGGCACCTGGATCTTGCTCGGATCGCTGAGCCAGGCCGCGCGCGACGCCGACGAACCGGTCAGCAGTTCCCCGGCGCGCGGGTCCAGGTCCTCGATGCGGGTGGTGCTGTAGACATTGAGCAGCACGTCCATGAAGGTGAACGGATCCTTCGCACGATCCGCGAGCCACCTCATATCGAACTGTCCGTTGAGTATCGACGCGACATCCGGAACCAGCTTGAGGCCGTTGATTGCGGTCAGCCACAGCGGAATGAAGTTGAAGCCGAAGCCGCCGCCAGGTGCGAGCACATCATTGACCAGGTCACTGCCGGGCACTACCGGAAAGATCGCCTTCAGCGCGGGCGGATGCATCGCGGCGACCTGGATCTGGTTGATGCCCGAATAGGACAGGCCATTCATGCCGATGCGGCCGTCGGACCACGGCTGACGCGCGGTCCAGTCGATCACCTCGTAGGTGTCTTGCTGTTCGCGCTGGCGCAGCATGTCCCAGGTGCCCTGGGAGAAACCGGTGCCGCGCACGTCGACCACGACCTGGGTGTAGCCGCTCTTGATGAGCTGGCGGTCGACGGCGAAGTTGCGCAGTTCACCGCCGCCGAAGGATTTGGTCAGATCGGTGACGCCGGAGAGCGGAGTGCCGCTGAGGTCGGTCTGGCGAAACAGT
Protein-coding sequences here:
- a CDS encoding CocE/NonD family hydrolase, producing MQTMLRATVAAVATAVLIPFVTQSAIAAPEPSGPDGGAAGAAWAATEDGPQQYPNVNIQWDVPITMSDGTVLKGNVYRPADAVGRPIDTPTPTVVNLTPYTKLVSNIADSAMSIPGLSDALIELFRQTDLSGTPLSGVTDLTKSFGGGELRNFAVDRQLIKSGYTQVVVDVRGTGFSQGTWDMLRQREQQDTYEVIDWTARQPWSDGRIGMNGLSYSGINQIQVAAMHPPALKAIFPVVPGSDLVNDVLAPGGGFGFNFIPLWLTAINGLKLVPDVASILNGQFDMRWLADRAKDPFTFMDVLLNVYSTTRIEDLDPRAGELLTGSSASRAAWLSDPSKIQVPTFVTGGWHDLFTYSESKIYNEIPLPAGQKQLLMGNTYHINSGNEYGKPGLPPRLDVLQRAWFDKWLKGIDNGIDQYGPITLRQQGGGWITTDSFADPQTGTKDAEYRRMYLSANRSGTANSLNDGSLLAAASPDSARLTVAPGLTTLCSNDAAQGSAGFLSIIDGCAKDSRIAELNGLTFTSAPVAEPTTISGRIAAHLNTVQDATDGYWVVTVNDVAPDGQSTVLSSGQLMASLRQVDEANSTRSVSGDYTDPRPYTSLDLRQPTVPGDETTLDIALPATEAILQPGHRLRVDVFAGNFPKGLPVLPMLIDTGLKPQHVQLDPNRPSFVNLPVRGNPGW